The Oncorhynchus gorbuscha isolate QuinsamMale2020 ecotype Even-year linkage group LG06, OgorEven_v1.0, whole genome shotgun sequence sequence ccagaaacaacattgtagacctgcaccaggctgggaagactgaatctgcaataggtaagcagcttggtttgaagaaatcaactgtgggagcaattattaggaaatggaagacatacaagaccactgataatctccctccatCTGAGTCTCCACGCAAGATCTctacccgtggggtcaaaatgatcacaagaacggtgagcaaaaatcccagaaccaatgacctgcagagagctgggaccaaagtaacaaagcctaccatcagtaacacactacgccgccagggtcTCAAATCCTGCGGTGCCatatgtgtccccctgcttaagccagtacatgtccaggcccgtctgaagtttgctagagagcatttggatgatccagaagaagattgggagaatgtcagatgaaaccaaaatagaatcTTTTGGTAAAAACttaactcgttgtgtttggaggacaaaggatGCTGAGttacatccaaagaacaccatacctactgtgaagcatgggggtggaaacatcatgctttggggctgtttttctgcaaagggacaaggacgactgatccgtgtaaaggaaagaatgaatgggccatgtatcgtgagattttgagtgagaacctcccatcagcaagggcattgaagatgaaacgtggctgggtctttcagcatgacaatgatcccaaacacaccgcccgggcaacgaaggagtggcttcgtaagaagcatttcaaggtcctggagtggcctagccagtttccAGACCTCAACCCCGTAGAAAATCTTTGTTGaaagttgaaagtccgtgttgcccagcaacagccccaaaacatcactgctctagaggagatctgcatggaggaatgggccaaaataccagcaacagtgtgaacCTCGTTAAGGcgtacagaaaacgtttgacctctgtcattgccaacaaagggtatctaACAAAGTATTGATAAACTttcgttacattacattacatttaagtcatttagcagacactcttatccagagcgacttacaaattggtgcattcaccttatgacatccagtggaacagccactttacaatagtgcatctaaatattttaaggggggggggtgagaatgattactttatcctatcctaggtattccttaaagaggtggggtttcaggtgtctccggaaggtggtgattgactccgctgtcctggcgtcgtgagggagtttgttccaccattggggagccagagcagcgaacagttttgactgggctgagcgggaactgaacttcctcagtggtagggaggcgagcaggccagaggtggatgaacgcagtgcccttatttgggtgtagggcctgatcagagcctggaggtactgaggtgccgttcccctcacagctccgtaggcaagcaccatggtcttgtagcggatgcgagcttcaactggaagtcagtggagagagcggaggagcggggtgacgtgagagaacttgggaaggttgaacactagacgggctgcggcgttctattgttattgaccaaatactcattttccaccataagttgcaaataaattcataaaaaatcctacaatgtgattttctggattttttttcttatgTCTGTAatagatgaagtgtacctatgataaattacaggcctcatcttaagtgggagaacttgcgcaATTGGCAGCTGACTAAatcattttttgccccactgtaggctacgaacacaattgcatgttatcgatggcaatttgaatgtgaTGAGATCCttaggcccattgtcgtgccattcatccgccaccatcacctcaagtttcagcatgataatgcatggccccatgtcggcAGGAACTgtatacaattcctggaagctgtaaatatcccagttcttccatgtcctgcatactcaccagacatgtcacccattcagCCTGTTTGGGAtcctctggatcgacgtgtacgacagtgttccagttcccgccaatatccagcaacttcgcacatccattgaagaggagagggataacattccacaggccacaatcaaaacACAATCAACTCTTTGCTAAGGAGACGACGTCGCACTGCACGAGGCAAAAAATGGTCGCACTAGAtggctggttttctgatccacgctccTACCTGGCTTTTTCACTCGTCATGCTAAACAACACTATTCGAGTTGCCCACTATATTCAAACCATCGAGTTAGAATAAAATCGCAAATAAATCGCAGTGTTTGCTCAATTTGCATTTGCCCAGATCATGCAGCTCTACTTATAATCATGTAGCAGTCTTTCTCCCTCACTATTTCTTGTGCTGTGAGCTTATCCTTCCatcatatttttttgttgttgcagatgACAAAGTTCTCTTCTGACCCAGAGGTGTTTCTCTTCCTACTGAGCACCAGAGCAGGTGGCCTCGGCATCAACCTGACTGCTGCTGACACGGTCATCATCTTTGACAGTGACTGGGTAGGTGTAGAACTCATTCCCTCAGGTTGAGCTTACCTGTTGCTTACTGCTACATGTCTGGTACTGATTTTTCTAGAGCCACACGATTATTAATGGACTCTTCTTCTGTCAGAACCCTCAGGCTGATCTGCAGGCCCAGGACAGATGCCACCGTATCGGACAGACAAAACCCGTGGTGGTGTACCGACTGGTCACTGCCAATACCATTGACCAGAAGATCCTGGAGAGAGCGTCAGCCAAGAGGAAGCTGGAGAAGATGGTCATTCACAAGAGTGAGTAGAGTACCACTCCGCTCACATCCAGGACACATCGAAACTGTTATTACATTGAGGTAAATGTGAAACCCACCTGAATAGAAGGTGCATGGAAGAGCTGCTAAGTATGTCCGAATAGAAAACTATTGTAGCGCGTGTGTTCCAGACCTGGATTCAATTGCATGTGTATTTGAGTGTTGTATATTCACGGCTCATAACATGTATTTTTATCAAATAtttacactgaacagaaatataaacgcaacatgtaaagtgttggtcccatgtttcatgaactgaaatagtAATGTTATTTTCATAAGCTGCCTCCGAAGTCGTTTTAGAGAaattggcagtatgtccaaacgGCCTCGCAACCACAGACCACttgtatggcgtcgtgtgagcGAGCAATTTGCTGATGTCGATAttgtgaacagagtaccccatGGTCCCATGGTGggggtatgggcaggcataagctacggacaacaaacccAATTTGTATTTTATCGATAGCAATTTGAACGTACAaaaatactgtgacgagatcctgaggcccattgtgaggatTTTGTCATTTCTGACCAACAGATGCaggtctgtattcccagtcatttgaagtccatagattggggcctaatttatttatttaaactgatTTCCTCTTATGTAAAATCAATGAAGTTGTTGCATTCCTAATAGTTTGAAacatggggaggcaggtagcttaTCGGTTAGAGCGTTGAGTCAGTAGTTCAAATTCCCAGCCGACAAGGTGAAAGCAAGGCACTTATCTGTAATTGCTCCACGGTCGTGTCAATAATGGCTGATTCCTGGCCATggccccactctccgagggtgggGTCATAAATTGTATCTTGGCTCCATGGAGAAATGTATAGAATTACAGGGAATGTACTTACATGTCTCTATACCGCCAAGATGGCCGACCATGCTCCCTGTCACGCCAACCACCTAAGCCCCTTTTTGATCCAGGACAAAAAACAACCTTGCCAAGTGTATTTCCAAATGCATTTAAATATTCAACTACTTGTCTTCTCAAATAAAATGTATCTGAATACTTACTTTGAAAGTAATTGAGATATTTGAAGTGGTATTTGAACTCCTGTCTGGTGTGTTCATTtgaaattccaattcaattctTGAATTCACCCCTGTCTATTTAAGTGACATAATACAAAacatccccatcaaaatccgtaCGTTTTAGATAGAGAACAGTTTTATTGCATGGCCTGCGTTTGCCAGACCGTGAGACATTCTGAAAATCAGTATTTTTCCCAAACAAACCTACAAACTGTCCACTCTGGTAAGAtgactctcacaaacacgatggtgttctTTGTTTTGCTGTACaatcccccacaagtgtcacaggacttGTTTGAAGGTAatccatacaaatgaatggaagtacaTGTAGGTTATTTTTTGCCAACAAAAATTAGGTTTTAAATTTGATAAAAGTTTgtaaatttgtttttttttttttttttaatccccttccatatctcctagatataggacagacactttaaAACCGTATTCCTTATGATACATTTATGAGTGTGCAGTGTGCTTCTATGGGCTATAGtggtaaaggccaaattcaatattttatcaaatggTGTACCTAAAACTCAAAATCAAATGACTAAAttatccatggtatgaccatcttaaccATTCAATATTAGCCCAGTAGAaaccctaaccccccccccccccccccccaacggtTTAGACTTTGACACAATGTTACTAAAGCACTATCAAAACTAAGATTTCCTGTATAGCTAGGCTGTCTGAACAGTGACATGATCGGCTTGAGGGAATTGTTGGGGATAATATTTAATAGAATTCTTGGAGTTAATGTCACAATTTAATTCTCTAAATTCAGACTGACTGTaccgttttatttattttttattagaaAAATTCAAAGGAGGAAAGGCTGAGCTCAAACAGACCAAGAGCTGCGTCGACGTGTCTGAGTTGATGGATCTTCTCAACACCAGAGATTACGAGAAGTACTcggtttttttgtgttatttcccAACCCCCTTGATCAATTTTCATATTGTATTTTCATTATGAAACTCAGACAAGTTTTATATTAGGTTGGTCAGAAGTCTATGGTTATCTAATGATTGTTTATTGTCTTTTTCAGGGAAGTGAAAAGCACCAAGGGGAAGGTCATTAGTGACAAGGACCTGGAGGCTCTGCTGGACCGCAGTGACCTTCTGGGTGAGTTAAGCTGTGGGTTCTATTCAATTCACAACTACTGTTATCATGAATGGTGTTGCTCATACCTGCGTCACAATATACTAAAGTCCTCAGCCTTTGTCCGGATGCTTTACCACTGCAGAGCACCAGTGCCTCTCCCCGTAACATGGTCACCTGATGAAACCTTGCTTTTGTTTGGCCTCTGTTGTATTGTGTGTAATGTAACCAGTTTGTCTCTTTCCAGACAAGGCCAAGAGGAGCTCCAAACAGAAGGTTGGAGTTTTCAAGGTGATCGAAGCCAAAGAATCATCGGAGATCAGCTTGACCTAAATTTGAGAGGCGCAGATGTGATTCTCATAATGGCGTAACCTTAAGCTAGAGCTAGATCCTAAGGGTCCACTGCTCTGATGTTCGTTGTAGTACTGTACCAACAGTAACTAGAGGAGTTACTCAACCCATTCTCCTGAAACTACTGTTTATActaaagttttgatgtctttactgcCTATGGTAAATGTTACTTTTTGTTGTGGAGTTTGTCAAATGCTGTTGGTTATAGTGAAGACTGAATCCTTTCTTCCAGAAGCTAGTGTTCATATACACGGAATGTCCAAAactttaggaacaccttcctaatattgagttgtgctcggaacagcttcaattcgtcggggcatggactctacaaggtgtcaagcgttccacacggatgctggcacatgttgacgccaatgcttcccacagttgtcgatttgggtggtggaccattttacttacacatttttgttgtgtgaaacccagcagcgttgcaattcttgaccctcaaaccagtgcacctggcacctaccataccctgttcttgtttttcccattcaccctctgaatggcacacgcatacaatccatgtctcaatgttTAAAAATACTGCCTTCATCTAAAttgattggagtggatttaacaagtttcatcaataagtgatcattgctttcacctgttcagtctgtcatggaaagagcatgttttgtCCACTGTATTTTGAAATCTTAGACAAATCTCATAACTGCCATTATGCTGTTTTTGCTGTGGATTAGGATGCTGGTAGGACCTGTAACAATTTTAGGTGTGACGATTAAATCACTTAAAGTAATCATTCATAAGCCCCACTTGAATTGGAATCGATTACTTTTCACAATGCATGCTAAAGTAAATGCTGAACTCCTATATCTTGTTCACGCAACGGGTTCGTTGACACTGTATGTTGGAGCAAAACTCCAAGCACTTTATGCATGCTGAGACCATGTCCTTTTAATTGTTTTGTATGCCTATCATTTTCAAAAAATAAACCAACACATGAATGTGTCGTTCTGATCATGTGAGTTCTATTTCTTAGCGGTACATAGTCTGTAAGCAGCACTGGTGAATGCACCTTTTTGTCTTTGACAGGAGTATCCATGTTTTCACATGTATTTAATAAAACCATGTGTCGTGGTTGGGAAGCAATGTGAGACACAAAGTTGACGTGAACAGTTCACATTGGGGTTATTTAGAGTAAAAAATAATAGGTAGAAAAGGCTCTGGCTCTTATAAGAGTACAGCAAAGTCATTAAACACCTGTCATTCAAAGATCAGTGATTGTTATACAGTGTTGAACTCTGTTGCACCTGCACAGTAGGAGCTAGTGAACACAccctcctccgtcctctcctaaAGCCTCTGACAGTGTGCTCCGACCTGCACAGGTACTACTGGGGTGTGGTCAGATGACACTAACCTGGCTGGTGCGTTTTTCAACCTCTGCTCTGATTCTTCACTCAACCTAACAAAAATACTAGTACGGTATTGACCTTTTTTATTCAACAATGGAATGAAGTTGATTCTTCAGTGAGGACTATTTTGTGGTAGGGAAAATCTTGTTCTTAAAACTAAGGTGTTTGCGGTTACTTTGGTACAGTGTGTTAACCTCGTCTGACCACTACCGGATCAttatcacgtgtgtgtgtgtcaagtttTCGGTCTCACTAAACCATGGACCGTCTGAAGTTAGTTCTGCAGTATTTTCAGTCCAATTCCGAGTCCATATCAAATGGAATCTGTATTGTACTGGCCCTGATCAGTGTGAAGCTCTACACCAGCTTTGACTTCAACTGCCCCTGTATTCCACAATACAACAAACTCTACGCACTGGGGGTGATGTTTGTCCCGCCTTTAATATTCTTCTTCCTGGGAATCTTGGTCAATCGACACACAGGGGTCATGATGGAAGAATGGTTGAGACCCATTGGGAAGAGAAGCAAAAATCCTGCCATTGTCAAGTGAGTTGTCAAGTGCTGCTGTCAAAACCACCTCATGCTCCTGTGTTTACGACCACTACCATCACAGCTTTTCTTCCAAAAAACGACTACTGCTTCCTGTAATTAATTGTGATGTTATTCCTTACCCTCTGCAGGTACATGTTCTCTGCCATGATGCAGAGGGCTCTATTGGCACCCATGGTGTGGATTCTGGTCACTCTGCTGGATGGGAAGATCTTCATCTGTGCTTTCAGCATGAGTGTAGACCCCAAGCCTTTCTCAGGTAGCTATAGCCCGAAACACCTGTCAATCATAACCTTAACTCATAGCCCTGTAACTAACTGATTTTCACCCAAACCCTCACCCAGAGTCAAAATAGTGTAGCCTTGTCTACTATAACATTTGAACTTGGACACAAACACAAACTTTAGTTGTACTCTACACTTTCACAGGCATGCCCAACAATACTGGCCTTGACCTGATCAAGCTCATGGCCAAGGTGCCCTGCAAGGAGGATATGATCTTCAGGAACAGCACATTTCGTAAAGCTGTTTCACGCTACGTGCGCTGCTACTCCCAAGTGAGTGCACTCCCGTTTTTaaatttcttctgaaactcatgtCTTTACTTTGCGTATTTGAGTTGATGGGTTTAGTATTCAAagggatttttaaaaatgttgttgCCCTACTTAGGTAGGCTGGCTTTTGTTCATTATTTGTACAGTCAAATCCCATTCCTTAACCAGGGTGTGTCAGAAACTATCACCCTGATGACTGATGTCCTCCACTCTCCATTCGAGAATGCCAATGCTTTGTACTGTATTTCCTGACAGGCGATTGGCTGGtctatcctcctcttcttcattctCTTGGGTGCGCTGGGCCGTCTCATCAAGCCCTGTTTCGACGACCACGCCACCAACCTCCAGACGCGCTACTGGAGCAACTACCTGGACATCGAGCAGAAGCTCTTCGATGAGACCTGCGTGCTTCACTGCCGCGATTTTGCCCGCAAGTGCGTTGTGCAGTTCTTCGAGGGCATGCGGGAAGACGCAGTACTCAGACTGCCTCTCTCACCCGAAGTCAGGTACAGGGGGGAAGAAGACatggtggatgaagaggaggagagactccATGGGATCACCAAGCAGGAACAGATGGATCAACTGCTTCAAACATGGTTCCAGTGTAAACCTGAGCTGGATGTCACTAGGATGGCCTACAGACCTAGGGTGTGTGTCACCTGGGAGGACCACAATGGACAAACCCTCTACTCAgatgtttagatgtgtgtgtgcgcacaataGTATAAGAATCTATAAGCTACAAACAATACATTCAACATGA is a genomic window containing:
- the calhm3 gene encoding calcium homeostasis modulator protein 3, with the translated sequence MDRLKLVLQYFQSNSESISNGICIVLALISVKLYTSFDFNCPCIPQYNKLYALGVMFVPPLIFFFLGILVNRHTGVMMEEWLRPIGKRSKNPAIVKYMFSAMMQRALLAPMVWILVTLLDGKIFICAFSMSVDPKPFSGMPNNTGLDLIKLMAKVPCKEDMIFRNSTFRKAVSRYVRCYSQAIGWSILLFFILLGALGRLIKPCFDDHATNLQTRYWSNYLDIEQKLFDETCVLHCRDFARKCVVQFFEGMREDAVLRLPLSPEVRYRGEEDMVDEEEERLHGITKQEQMDQLLQTWFQCKPELDVTRMAYRPRVCVTWEDHNGQTLYSDV